A window of the Rhea pennata isolate bPtePen1 chromosome 19, bPtePen1.pri, whole genome shotgun sequence genome harbors these coding sequences:
- the WFIKKN2 gene encoding WAP, Kazal, immunoglobulin, Kunitz and NTR domain-containing protein 2 yields the protein MLLVLFTRWMWILLGKSSVLLLLEVSLKGRALPPIRYSHAGICPNDMNPNLWVDAQSTCKRECEADLECETFEKCCPNVCGTKSCVAARYMDVKGKKGPVGMPKEATCDRFMCIQQGSECDIWDGQPVCKCKDRCEKEPSFTCASDGLTYYNKCYMDAEACIKGITLNVVTCRYHLTWPNTSPIPPETTARPTTAYSETTIIDILPPVLVNNPVHQSVYVGETVSFLCDVTGRPKPEITWEKQVDGKEKVIMKPNHVRGNVVVTNIAQLVIYNTQLQDAGIYTCTAKNSGGLLRADFPLSVIKGEPTSKEASQNKTHFPTDECLKQPDSEDCGEEQTRWYYDAKKNNCFTFIYGNCNSNLNHFETYENCMLTCMNGPINICNLPALQGHCKAYEPRWAYNSLTKQCQSFIYGGCGGNENNFESREACEEMCPFPKNTHCKACKPRQKLVTSFCKSDFVILGRITELTEDQDSGHALVTVEEILKDEKMGLKFLGKEPLEITLLNMDWSCPCPNMTTVDGQLIIMGDVHNGMAVLQPDSFVGTSSIRRVRKLREVIHKKTCELLKEFLGLH from the exons ATGTTGTTGGTGCTGTTCACTCGGTGGATGTGGATCTTGCTGGGGAAGAGCAGTGTCCTCTTGCTTCTGGAGGTCTCTCTGAAAGGGAGAGCTTTACCTCCCATACGGTATTCACACGCTGGGATATGCCCAAATGACATGAACCCCAACCTGTGGGTAGACGCGCAGAGCACTTGCAAGCGAGAGTGCGAAGCCGACCTG GAGTGTGAGACATTTGAGAAGTGCTGCCCCAATGTCTGCGGGACGAAGAGCTGCGTGGCGGCTCGGTACATGGACGTCAAGGGGAAGAAAGGGCCGGTGGGAATGCCCAAAGAGGCAACCTGCGACCGTTTTATGTGCATCCAGCAAGGCTCAGAGTGCGACATCTGGGATGGACAACCTGTGTGCAAGTGCAAGGACAGATGTGAGAAGGAGCCGAGCTTCACCTGTGCCTCCGATGGGCTCACCTACTATAACAAGTGCTACATGGATGCAGAAGCTTGCATTAAAGGCATTACACTGAACGTTGTCACCTGTCGATACCATCTTACCTGGCCAAACACCAGCCCTATCCCACCAGAAACAACAGCTCGCCCTACTACTGCCTATTCAGAGACAACCATCATTGATATCTTGCCACCAGTGCTAGTGAACAATCCAGTCCACCAGTCAGTCTACGTGGGAGAGACTGTGAGCTTCCTCTGCGATGTTACAGGGAGACCCAAGCCAGAAATCACATGGGAGAAGCAGGTCGATGGGAAAGAGAAAGTCATTATGAAGCCAAATCATGTCAGAGGGAACGTTGTGGTCACCAATATTGCCCAGCTGGTCATCTACAACACCCAGCTCCAAGACGCAGGCATCTACACCTGCACTGCAAAAAATAGCGGTGGCCTTCTCAGGGCCGATTTCCCCTTGTCAGTTATCAAAGGAGAACCCACATCCAAAGAAGcttcccaaaacaaaacacattttccaaCAGACGAGTGTCTGAAGCAACCAGACAGTGAAGACTGCGGAGAAGAGCAGACCAGGTGGTATTACgatgcaaagaaaaacaactgcTTTACTTTCATCTACGGGAACTGTAACAGCAACCTCAACCACTTTGAGACCTATGAGAACTGTATGTTAACATGCATGAACGGCCCAATCAACATTTGCAACCTGCCAGCTCTCCAAGGTCACTGCAAAGCCTATGAGCCCAGATGGGCCTATAACAGCTTGACAAAGCAATGTCAGTCCTTCATTTATGGTGGGTGTGGAGGCAACGAGAACAACTTTGAAAGCAGAGAGGCCTGTGAAGAGATGTGCCCTTTCCCAAAAAACACACACTGCAAAGCTTGCAAACCACGCCAGAAGCTGGTGACAAGCTTCTGCAAAAGTGACTTTGTTATTCTGGGCCGTATAACAGAACTGACCGAAGACCAAGACTCAGGACATGCCCTGGTGACAGTGGAGGAGATtctcaaagatgaaaaaatgggATTAAAATTCCTGGGGAAGGAACCACTAGAAATCACACTTTTGAACATGGACTGGAGCTGCCCATGTCCCAACATGACCACAGTGGATGGCCAGCTCATCATCATGGGAGATGTCCACAACGGCATGGCTGTCCTACAGCCAGACAGCTTTGTGGGGACCTCCAGCATCCGTCGCGTACGGAAGCTCCGCGAAGTCATCCACAAGAAAACCTGTGAGCTTTTGAAAGAGTTCTTAGGATTACATTAA